From the genome of Acidobacteriota bacterium:
TGGCCTTGTAGTCGGCGGCCAGCTCCGAGCGGAACGTCGGGCCCTGGAGGTCGAAGGCGGCGGCAATGTAGGCCGGCGCGTGATCGGCCACGAGCTTGCGCAGCATCGTGGTGAAGCCGTAGACCGCGTTGGTGGAGTGCCCGTCGGGACCCGTCAGACCGCGAATGGCGTGATACGCGCGGTACATCTGCGACGAGCCGTCGACGAGGAACAGGCGTGCGCGAGGGGCCATGGAAATCGAAGCGCCGAAGGGCGGGAGTGGCGAGGGCGTGAGTATATCATTGCGCCATGCACCCCCCGAGATGGCGTGCTCCCGTCGTGCTCGTCCTCCTCGCCGTGTGGCTGGCCGGCCTGTCGTCGGCCTGCAGCGGGCGGGGGATCACGCGCCAGTACGAATACGAAGAAGAGATCTTCCTGCGGACCGACGGCTCGGCCGACATCGTCATCAACGCCTCGCTCCCTGCACTCGTCGCCCTGCGAGGCCTGGACCTCGAGGTCGATCCGAGTGCCCGCTTCGACCGGGCCACGCTCCGGCGGGCCTACGAGGCGGCCGGACTCGACGTGAAACGCATCAGCCGCCCGTGGCGCCGTAAGGGCCGACGGTTCGCGCAGGTGCGGCTCGAGGTGCCCGACGTCAGGAAGCTTCCGGAGACGTTACCGTTTGCGTGGGCCACCTACACGTTCGACGAGCGGAACGGCGTCATCCTCTACCGTCAGACGCTCGGAAAGCCGGCAGCCGTGGATCCACTACCCGAGGCCGGGTGGGACGGCTCCGAGCTCGTGTCGTTCCGGATGCACGTGCCGAGCAAGATCCAGTACCACAACGCGCCCTCGAAGCAAGTCGAGCGCGGCAACATCCTGACCTGGGAGCAGCCGTTCAAGGAGCGGCTGGCCGGCGTGCCGCTCGCCCTCGAGGTCCGGATGGAGACCGAGTCGATCCTGGCGAAGACGCTGACGGTGTTCGGGATTGCCGTGGCCGCCGCGATGGCGCTGCTCGCCGGCTTGATCTGGTGGGTGGTTCGCCGGGGACGGGCGCGCCCGGTGGTGGCGGCGCGGGAACGAGAGGGGTCGGGCGTGTAGGCCCGACCCCGTGTGGGTGACGGCTCCGGTTACCGCACCGGTTACTGCACCGGTTACTGCACCGGCTTCTGCGCCGGCTGCTGCTGGCGGCGCTGCTCCATNNNNNNNNNNNNNNNNNNNNNNNNNNNNNNNNNNNNNNNNNNNNNNNNNNNNNNNNNNNNNNNNNNNNNNNNNNNNNNNNNNNNNNNNNNNNNNNNNNNNGCACCGGTTACTGCACCGGCTTCTGCGCCGGCTGCTGCTGGCGGCGCTGCTCCATGCGCTGGCGCCGTTCGTCCATGCGCTGGCGCCGCTGGTCGGCTCGCGCCCGTGCCTGGGCCTTGAGCTCGTTGGCCTGCGCCTTCTGCTCGGGTGTCAGGAGGTTCCAGACCTCGTTGCGGATGCGCGCCTGCAGGACGGCCTGCTCGGTCCGCACCTCCCCCATCTGCGCGCTTGCCGCCCGCACCGCGTTCTCGTCGACCACCTCGGCGCTCATCGCCGTGCGCATCGCGTCGCCCGCGGCCCGCATGCGCTGGCGCAGCGCGTCGAACTCGGTCTTGTGCCCCTCGCGAATCGCCCGGATGGCGTCGCGCTGCTGCGCGGTCAGGTTCAGGCGGCCGAGGGCCACGCCGATGCCGAACCCGCGCGCGAAGCCTGCCTGGCGCTCGACTCGCGCCTGACGGCCGTGCCAGCGGCCGCCGGGGCCCGGCTGCGCAAAGGCCAGACTCATGGGCGCGAGGGCCATGACCGCCACCGTGGCCGCCACCATCGTCGGTCGAATGCTCTTCGTCATGCTCTCCTCCGAAAGCGAGGGCCCGGCCCGCCGGGCCTCTGTGTTGTCCTCGTCCTGTTAGTCTTCCGCATGGCTCACGAGGTTGAACGGCTTGCCCGGGACGGCCGGGTCGGGTTCACAATGGAGGTCTTCGGCCGGACCGTCATCCGGCCCGTGTGAGGCGATCCCGATGTCCAGACCGTTGTTTGGCGCCAAGCCGAGCGTGCTCCGGTGTTCCCGATGCGGCAGGTTCGTCGACTGGGAGCAGGCGCGTCTGCAGCTGGTGTGCAGCTGCCGGCCGCAGCTCGAACTTCCGCCCGTGCTCGTGCGCGCCGCCGAGGACGGCGATCGCGCCCGCGTCGAGCGGCTGCTCATGTCCGACTTCGGCCACCTCACCATCGTCGCCTTCGGCGAGGTGATGCACGCGCACGAGGAGGCCGCGCTCGTCGCCGAGATGAAGGACGATCTCGCCGGCGTGCTCGCGTACCGCCTCCTCGATGGCGCCCTGCATGTGGTGGCGCTCGCCACCGACCCGCTGTGGCAGCGCTCCGGCGTGGGCGCGCACCTGCTCGCCGAGGCGGAGCTGCTCGCGCGCGCGCAGGGCCGGTCGCGCCTCATCGCCGCGACGAGCAACGACAACATCCCCGCGCTCTACTTCTATCAGCGGCACGGGTTCCGGCTGACGGGCGTCGCGCGGGACGCGTTTGCGGCGCACCTGAAGGCGCCCGGCGCCGCCGGCTTCGCCGGCATCCCCATCCACGACGAAGTGCAGATGGAGAAGCGGCTGCCGTAGTTCGGCGCGGCGGCCGCGTCGCACTGACGACACTACGCCGTCCCGTCTGCCCGGCGCGGCCCCCGTACGCGAGCACCGGGGCCAGTCCGCTCGTCGGTCTGGCCCCGGTCGGTTCGTGCGTCTATCGGCCACCGCGGCCGGCGCGAACCGCCTGCGGTCCGCGCCGCGCGGGTCAGTTGAGGGTCTCGAGTTCCGCCCTCGCCTCGGCGTCGGTGCGCAGCTCGTTGGTCACCGAGAGCGCCCCGAAGGTCGTCGCGAGCGAACGGGCGAGCATCCTGTCGACCTCGCTCTGCACCACTCCGGTGAGCCGCACCCGCCCGCGTTCGACGACGATGTGGATGGGCGGATTCACCATCGAGGCGTAGTTCCAGAAGCTCGGGTTGCCGTAGATGGCGCGCGCGACACGGTAGCGCAGCTCGTCGTCGTAGCTCGAGACCGGCAGCACGTCGATGCGGTTGTTCACTGCCTCCACGCCCTCGATGCGGCTGACGCGCTTCTCGATGTCCTTCTTCTTGAAGGGCATGGTCACTTTGCCTTCGAGCGTGACCGTGCCGTCGACGACCGACGCACGGACATCGTCGAAGATGGTGTAGCTGGTGTAGCGCAGCACCGTGTCGGAGACGGCGCGGAAGATCTGCCCGTTGGTCCGATCGCTCTGCGCGAAGACGGGCCCTGCCGACAACATCACGGCGGCGACGGCCGCCATCATCAGGTTCCTCATCGTGCTCACTGCGGTGCCGCGCGCTGGCGGCGGGCGGCACCGCCCTCCTGCCTTCCTGAGAGGCAAGGGGCATGCCACTGAGGGCGTCTGCAACGAGGCGGGATTCGGGCAGAAATCCGAAGAATTCGGCCGCAGAAGCGGGAAGCCCGGCCGTTCGGTGCACTCCGCGGGCGACGCGGTGTCCACCGGGATGAACGACAGGCTCAGAGCACGGCGATGGTGGCCACGCCCAGCGCGAGCATCACCACCTGGCGCACCGGATTCTGGCGCGAGTCGCCACGGTGGAGGCCCGGAATGAGGTCGCTCATCGCGACGTACATGAAGCTGCCGGCCGCGAACGCCAGCGCGTAGGGGAGCAGGCGCGGCACGACGCCCGCCAGCAGGACCACCGCCACGGCGCCGACGACCCCGCCCACTGCCGAGAGCAGGTTGAGCACCACCGCCCGGCGGCTGCTGTACCCGGCGTGCAGCAGGATCGACACGTCGCCGACTTCC
Proteins encoded in this window:
- a CDS encoding Spy/CpxP family protein refolding chaperone; this encodes MTKSIRPTMVAATVAVMALAPMSLAFAQPGPGGRWHGRQARVERQAGFARGFGIGVALGRLNLTAQQRDAIRAIREGHKTEFDALRQRMRAAGDAMRTAMSAEVVDENAVRAASAQMGEVRTEQAVLQARIRNEVWNLLTPEQKAQANELKAQARARADQRRQRMDERRQRMEQRRQQQPAQKPVQ
- a CDS encoding GNAT family N-acetyltransferase, with protein sequence MSRPLFGAKPSVLRCSRCGRFVDWEQARLQLVCSCRPQLELPPVLVRAAEDGDRARVERLLMSDFGHLTIVAFGEVMHAHEEAALVAEMKDDLAGVLAYRLLDGALHVVALATDPLWQRSGVGAHLLAEAELLARAQGRSRLIAATSNDNIPALYFYQRHGFRLTGVARDAFAAHLKAPGAAGFAGIPIHDEVQMEKRLP
- a CDS encoding BON domain-containing protein produces the protein MRNLMMAAVAAVMLSAGPVFAQSDRTNGQIFRAVSDTVLRYTSYTIFDDVRASVVDGTVTLEGKVTMPFKKKDIEKRVSRIEGVEAVNNRIDVLPVSSYDDELRYRVARAIYGNPSFWNYASMVNPPIHIVVERGRVRLTGVVQSEVDRMLARSLATTFGALSVTNELRTDAEARAELETLN